The bacterium genome includes a window with the following:
- a CDS encoding nitroreductase family protein, translating to MRFEVDERKCTHCGACIATCPTDMVRDKRGAIKISFVACIGCGHCMAVCPEGAVSLAEIEYEGGFLPRPPAVSAEDLLSVLQSRRTVRRYRPDPVSREGLERLVEAARWVPTGANCQCQQFVVITDPARLDGLRQQIMGHYRRYAAELAEGVADRPRSPSAGVSPAKAATGAGETPALGGGGALDGGGAAGRMHEHILAAVPSFVKNVDAGRDRLFFDAPAVILVHAPRHEVLPESACAFATLAMALAAETLGLGTCITAYASLALQALPGLAREVGVPEGNEVYYALVVGHPAEEYQLVPPRKPAQVTWL from the coding sequence GTGCGGTTCGAGGTAGATGAACGGAAGTGCACCCATTGTGGCGCGTGTATCGCCACCTGCCCCACAGACATGGTGCGCGACAAGCGCGGGGCCATCAAGATCAGCTTCGTGGCGTGCATCGGCTGCGGGCACTGCATGGCGGTCTGCCCCGAGGGGGCCGTGAGCCTGGCGGAGATCGAGTACGAGGGTGGCTTCCTGCCCCGGCCGCCGGCGGTCAGCGCGGAGGATCTGCTGAGCGTGCTGCAGTCGCGCCGCACCGTGCGGCGCTACCGGCCCGACCCGGTGAGCCGGGAGGGCCTGGAGCGGCTGGTCGAGGCGGCACGGTGGGTGCCGACGGGGGCGAACTGCCAGTGCCAGCAGTTCGTGGTCATCACCGACCCGGCGCGCCTGGATGGCCTGCGCCAGCAGATCATGGGCCACTACCGGCGCTATGCAGCCGAACTGGCCGAAGGCGTCGCGGACCGCCCCCGCAGTCCCAGTGCCGGCGTCTCGCCGGCCAAGGCGGCGACCGGGGCCGGCGAGACGCCGGCACTGGGCGGGGGAGGGGCGCTGGACGGGGGAGGGGCGGCCGGCCGGATGCACGAGCACATCCTGGCAGCGGTGCCGTCGTTCGTCAAGAACGTAGACGCCGGACGCGACCGGCTGTTCTTCGATGCCCCGGCGGTGATCCTGGTCCACGCCCCCCGGCACGAGGTGCTGCCGGAGTCGGCCTGTGCCTTCGCCACGCTGGCGATGGCGCTCGCCGCCGAGACGCTCGGGTTGGGGACGTGCATCACGGCCTATGCCTCGCTGGCGCTGCAGGCCCTGCCCGGCCTGGCGCGCGAGGTCGGCGTGCCGGAGGGGAACGAGGTGTACTACGCGCTGGTGGTGGGCCACCCGGCCGAGGAGTACCAGTTGGTGCCCCCGCGCAAGCCGGCACAGGTGACGTGGCTGTAG
- a CDS encoding glycosyltransferase family 39 protein, with translation MTDTPTPVPMVARPRCLYRRGVTVLAALYILLALANIRALPPLSGPDECDHLAYVQVLRSQHKLPVLPRFGAPDDPRVAEQAQHPPLYYAVLAVASEVLPDLATPPGQRALKLISLLLGLVGLLAFARCAREMWPDDDTTALAAVGFVALMPMYWVMTSHVNNTAGSLAASGVALLLLRRALAAEGRTGPWLAVGVTVALGMLAKITAAWLVPVIAVAVWLRARQQGGGRAALRMALPALAPAVLLVGCWLAYNWYNFGEFMPQRVLGREYLREGFATIFFSPFAAGLLLRTVLTRVPLTAFTPYWLMAGDVGAGGAMVVLVLALGPPLAAAAMGAWRRCGLLGRAGPEGPPSPRQSLLLACAVGILAAWVIAIEAILNDWNTGLYAGRYAVDALPTVGLLFAAGMRELLPSPRARAWGVGLWLLGLLVLAVMVHMYMVMFYIMH, from the coding sequence ATGACTGACACTCCCACACCTGTGCCCATGGTCGCTCGGCCCCGCTGCCTCTACCGCCGAGGGGTGACGGTGCTGGCGGCGCTGTACATCCTCCTGGCGCTGGCGAACATCCGTGCCCTGCCGCCCCTGAGCGGCCCCGATGAGTGCGACCACCTGGCGTATGTGCAGGTGCTCCGCAGTCAGCACAAGCTGCCGGTGCTGCCGCGCTTCGGCGCGCCGGATGATCCCCGCGTGGCCGAGCAGGCGCAGCATCCGCCGCTGTACTACGCGGTCCTGGCGGTGGCCTCTGAGGTACTCCCTGACCTGGCGACCCCGCCGGGCCAACGGGCGCTGAAGCTGATATCCCTGCTGCTGGGGCTGGTGGGCCTGCTGGCCTTTGCCCGCTGCGCCCGCGAGATGTGGCCCGACGACGACACGACGGCGCTGGCGGCGGTCGGCTTCGTGGCCCTGATGCCGATGTACTGGGTGATGACCTCGCACGTCAACAACACCGCCGGGTCGCTGGCAGCGTCGGGGGTGGCGCTGCTGCTGCTGCGCCGGGCGTTGGCGGCGGAGGGAAGGACGGGGCCCTGGTTGGCAGTGGGTGTGACGGTGGCACTGGGGATGCTGGCCAAGATCACGGCGGCGTGGCTCGTGCCGGTCATCGCGGTGGCCGTATGGCTGCGCGCGCGGCAGCAGGGGGGAGGGCGGGCAGCGCTACGGATGGCCCTGCCGGCCCTGGCGCCGGCGGTGCTGCTGGTGGGCTGCTGGCTGGCCTACAACTGGTACAACTTCGGCGAGTTCATGCCCCAGCGTGTGCTCGGCCGCGAGTACCTCCGTGAGGGTTTCGCCACGATCTTCTTCTCGCCGTTCGCGGCCGGGCTGCTGCTGCGCACCGTGCTGACCCGAGTTCCGCTCACGGCGTTCACGCCGTACTGGCTGATGGCGGGGGACGTCGGCGCCGGGGGGGCGATGGTGGTGCTGGTTCTCGCCCTCGGGCCCCCGCTGGCGGCCGCCGCGATGGGAGCGTGGCGGCGATGCGGCCTGCTCGGACGCGCCGGACCGGAGGGGCCCCCCAGCCCGCGCCAGTCACTGCTGTTGGCCTGCGCCGTGGGGATCCTGGCCGCCTGGGTCATCGCCATCGAGGCTATCCTGAACGACTGGAACACCGGCCTGTACGCCGGGCGGTATGCCGTGGATGCGCTGCCGACCGTGGGTCTGCTCTTCGCGGCCGGGATGCGAGAGTTGCTGCCGTCGCCGCGGGCACGCGCCTGGGGGGTGGGCCTGTGGCTGCTGGGGTTGCTGGTGCTGGCGGTGATGGTGCACATGTACATGGTGATGTTCTACATCATGCATTGA
- a CDS encoding NDP-sugar synthase, with the protein MKGVILAAGKGTRMLPLTQRRPKPLVPVLDRPMIDHIILGARDAGVDHLALVIDYMGEMIQERYGDGSALGLRIDYIWQEGARGTGAATLLAADFVGDEPFFLSWGDIIVAPETYANVLRVWHEEQPAAILSLNWVPDPWEGAAVYVDEAGYIERIVEKPPKGSSTTHYNNAGIFMLGPDVFEVLRQCPISPRGEVEFPDAIKAMMAQQRRIRGLEVIGYWSDVARPSAVLDLNSTIVNHRSSDGIIISPGAQVDPAATLMAPVFIGRGCRVGAATLGPEVTLGADTLVGDGAVLRRVATFGGNRLGEGCHLENVVVEERVALGGVSLSGTAETPEAIPTPGHPG; encoded by the coding sequence TTGAAGGGTGTCATACTGGCTGCAGGCAAGGGCACACGGATGCTGCCGCTCACACAGCGGCGGCCCAAGCCCCTGGTGCCGGTCCTGGACCGGCCCATGATTGATCACATCATCCTCGGCGCCCGCGACGCCGGCGTGGACCACCTCGCGCTCGTGATTGACTACATGGGGGAGATGATCCAGGAGCGTTACGGCGATGGCAGCGCCCTGGGCCTGCGGATCGACTACATCTGGCAGGAGGGCGCCCGGGGCACCGGCGCCGCCACGCTGCTGGCCGCCGACTTCGTGGGCGATGAGCCCTTCTTCCTGTCGTGGGGCGATATCATTGTGGCGCCCGAGACCTACGCCAACGTCCTGCGCGTCTGGCATGAGGAGCAGCCGGCGGCCATCCTGAGCCTCAACTGGGTGCCGGACCCCTGGGAGGGCGCCGCTGTCTATGTGGATGAGGCCGGCTACATCGAGCGCATTGTGGAGAAGCCCCCCAAGGGCTCATCCACCACGCACTACAACAACGCCGGCATATTCATGCTCGGGCCTGATGTCTTCGAGGTTCTGCGCCAGTGCCCCATCTCACCGCGCGGGGAGGTCGAGTTCCCGGACGCGATCAAGGCGATGATGGCCCAGCAGCGGCGCATCCGCGGCCTGGAGGTCATCGGCTACTGGTCGGACGTGGCCCGACCGTCGGCGGTGCTGGACCTCAACAGCACCATCGTCAACCACCGCAGCTCGGACGGGATCATCATCTCGCCGGGGGCGCAGGTGGACCCGGCCGCGACGCTGATGGCACCGGTGTTCATCGGGCGTGGCTGCCGGGTCGGCGCGGCCACGCTGGGGCCGGAAGTCACGTTGGGGGCGGACACGCTGGTGGGCGATGGCGCCGTACTGCGGCGCGTGGCGACGTTTGGCGGCAATCGCCTCGGTGAGGGCTGTCATCTGGAGAACGTGGTCGTGGAGGAGCGTGTGGCTCTCGGTGGGGTGAGCCTGTCGGGCACGGCAGAGACGCCGGAGGCTATCCCGACGCCCGGGCATCCCGGTTAG
- a CDS encoding glycerophosphoryl diester phosphodiesterase membrane domain-containing protein translates to MSDYKPPVLMPMNIADILDASVRLYRSNFGPFMAIIAIVYVPMALFQVLLAFAMGRTMETMAGSSTMPSTGSFIAMGGAYAGLLLINVLAVPLAQGALSVAVSRRYLGYPATVADAYGTIGARWGALIAAVLLVGLAAGAGMLLCIVPGIYLGIMWMFVTPIIAIEGLSVMEALRRSWDLVTGEWWRCFSTYLLLSLLVVLVSGAISWPVSGLSAALMTEKHMALAQALSTGISTAVSIVVQPVLIIGLVLLYYDMRVRKEGFDLYVLAQAMNVPAEQVPTYETYVKTPEVTGYGAPGAPPGVSPELVEYARQAKAAAMPYEEAYRELIAGGWDATLLDRDLPLAWTEGEPPAPPVAPPPVAFPPVVFPTAEPSPEPPPDQAPEPPPATSPGIDPFSPDAPTSDHTSEQP, encoded by the coding sequence TTGAGCGACTACAAACCGCCCGTTCTCATGCCGATGAACATCGCCGACATCCTCGACGCCTCGGTGCGGCTGTACCGGAGCAACTTCGGACCGTTCATGGCCATCATCGCCATCGTCTACGTGCCGATGGCTCTGTTCCAGGTGCTGCTGGCCTTCGCGATGGGGCGGACGATGGAGACGATGGCGGGAAGCTCGACCATGCCCTCGACTGGGAGCTTCATCGCCATGGGGGGGGCGTACGCGGGGCTGCTGCTCATCAATGTACTGGCTGTGCCGCTGGCGCAGGGCGCGCTGAGCGTCGCCGTGTCGCGGCGCTACCTGGGCTACCCGGCCACGGTGGCGGACGCCTACGGCACCATCGGGGCGCGCTGGGGGGCGCTGATTGCAGCGGTGTTGCTGGTGGGGCTTGCCGCGGGCGCCGGCATGCTCCTGTGCATCGTGCCTGGCATCTACCTGGGCATCATGTGGATGTTCGTCACGCCGATCATTGCCATCGAGGGGCTCTCCGTGATGGAGGCCCTACGCCGCAGTTGGGACCTTGTGACCGGAGAGTGGTGGCGCTGCTTCAGCACCTACCTGCTGCTCAGTCTGCTGGTGGTTCTTGTCAGCGGCGCCATCTCGTGGCCGGTCAGTGGCCTGTCCGCCGCGCTGATGACCGAGAAGCACATGGCGCTGGCCCAGGCGCTCTCGACGGGCATCAGCACCGCGGTGAGCATCGTCGTGCAACCCGTGCTCATCATCGGGCTGGTGCTGCTGTACTACGACATGCGGGTCCGCAAGGAGGGCTTCGACCTGTACGTGCTGGCCCAGGCCATGAACGTTCCGGCCGAGCAGGTGCCGACATACGAGACCTACGTCAAGACGCCGGAGGTGACCGGCTATGGGGCGCCGGGTGCCCCGCCCGGCGTGTCGCCGGAGCTGGTCGAGTATGCCCGCCAGGCCAAGGCGGCCGCCATGCCCTACGAGGAGGCCTATCGCGAACTCATCGCGGGAGGCTGGGACGCCACGCTGTTGGACCGCGATCTGCCGCTGGCATGGACCGAGGGGGAGCCGCCTGCCCCGCCTGTGGCGCCGCCTCCGGTCGCCTTCCCGCCTGTTGTCTTCCCAACGGCCGAACCGTCGCCGGAGCCGCCACCGGACCAGGCCCCCGAGCCGCCGCCGGCCACGAGCCCTGGCATTGACCCCTTCTCACCGGATGCACCTACTTCAGATCACACTTCGGAGCAACCCTAG
- a CDS encoding ribonuclease HI family protein: MSDDKTYLYTDGASKGNPGPAGAGFALADAAGNVLVQRAIPLGVTTVGVAEYRALIAGLAEAEARGIRHIHVYTDSQFMARQMQGTYKVRTPAIRPLYEWANKLRAKFTSFRIEHVPRELNSMADGLASEGARLSAAGPQPANGRRSKP, encoded by the coding sequence ATGTCGGACGACAAGACCTACCTGTATACCGACGGCGCCTCCAAGGGCAATCCCGGCCCGGCCGGCGCCGGCTTCGCCCTGGCCGACGCCGCGGGCAATGTCCTGGTGCAGCGCGCCATCCCCCTGGGCGTCACCACCGTCGGCGTGGCCGAATACCGGGCGCTCATCGCCGGGCTCGCCGAGGCCGAGGCCCGCGGCATACGCCACATCCACGTCTACACCGACAGCCAGTTCATGGCCCGGCAGATGCAGGGGACGTACAAGGTGCGCACCCCCGCCATTCGCCCGCTGTACGAGTGGGCCAACAAGCTGCGCGCCAAGTTCACCAGCTTCAGAATCGAGCACGTGCCGCGGGAGTTGAACAGCATGGCCGACGGTCTGGCGAGCGAGGGCGCGCGCCTCTCCGCTGCCGGCCCCCAGCCCGCCAACGGCCGCCGTTCGAAGCCGTAG